A section of the Mergibacter septicus genome encodes:
- a CDS encoding FAS1-like dehydratase domain-containing protein: MTMNYAAWIGKSRHSEDEISRILVRRMQATLAERCYQPNLDDLPMCWQWMFFQPELTEQYLGGDGHPKRGDFLPAMEGLIRMWAGGEFEFIQPLKIGEIAQCQTTIKSIKEKQGTTGRLVFVCLQHDYSQNGILCVRELQEVVYREPSPAKSESKAPPTAEWSSTLLPTPTLLFRYSALTFNGHRIHYDYPYTHDTEGYQNLVVHGPMIATLALHTAQLQFPHRSVKTFRYRGVRPSLLPDLIRFEGRMIAPKTAEVWACNDRGIIQQGEVVFYE; the protein is encoded by the coding sequence ATGACTATGAATTATGCTGCTTGGATTGGAAAAAGTCGCCATAGCGAGGATGAAATTAGTCGTATTTTAGTTAGACGTATGCAGGCGACTTTGGCTGAACGTTGTTATCAACCTAATCTTGATGATTTGCCAATGTGTTGGCAATGGATGTTTTTTCAACCTGAATTAACTGAACAATATTTAGGGGGAGACGGGCATCCTAAGCGTGGGGATTTTTTGCCTGCAATGGAAGGTTTAATTCGAATGTGGGCGGGAGGAGAATTTGAGTTTATTCAACCTTTGAAGATTGGTGAAATCGCTCAATGCCAGACGACCATTAAGTCAATTAAAGAAAAACAAGGCACAACAGGACGTTTGGTTTTTGTTTGTTTGCAGCACGATTATTCTCAAAATGGGATATTATGTGTACGAGAGTTGCAAGAAGTAGTGTATCGAGAGCCTAGTCCAGCGAAGAGTGAGAGTAAAGCCCCACCAACTGCTGAATGGTCGAGTACTTTATTACCGACTCCTACATTACTGTTTCGTTATTCTGCATTAACTTTCAATGGGCATCGTATTCATTATGATTACCCTTATACTCATGATACCGAAGGCTATCAAAATTTAGTTGTACATGGTCCAATGATAGCTACTTTAGCGTTACATACCGCACAGTTACAATTTCCGCACCGTTCTGTTAAAACCTTTCGTTATCGTGGTGTACGTCCTTCCTTACTACCTGATTTAATCCGTTTTGAAGGCAGAATGATTGCACCGAAAACTGCAGAGGTTTGGGCGTGTAATGACCGTGGCATAATCCAACAAGGAGAGGTTGTTTTTTATGAATAA
- a CDS encoding HpcH/HpaI aldolase/citrate lyase family protein, with translation MIANAYLFVPAHKPTLLDKALDGKSDAIILDWEDAVQSSEKELARRLTQEKLLQLSKKNEPHKAIWLRINAQDSDYFVSDCQALTQLDLTQLQGIVLPKVENGEVINQLFQHFAKPIIPMIESAKGYLNLATIAQAKGVQALTFGGLDFANDLGFEQGNGADSYFDQLAFQLTLHSRLAGLAPPIDSVFANFKDREGFAKRCQHRLSQGFSGALCIHPIQVEVVQNIYGEHLKQQLVWAKNVLDASQQQGESAFQFNGKMIDKPVLDFAKKLLGIDK, from the coding sequence ATGATAGCTAATGCTTATCTATTTGTTCCAGCTCATAAACCAACTTTATTAGACAAAGCTTTAGATGGTAAGAGTGATGCGATTATTCTTGATTGGGAAGATGCCGTACAATCTAGCGAAAAAGAATTAGCTCGCCGTTTAACGCAAGAAAAATTGTTGCAGTTATCTAAAAAAAATGAACCACATAAAGCAATATGGTTACGTATCAATGCACAAGATAGTGATTATTTTGTCTCAGATTGCCAAGCATTAACACAATTAGATCTCACTCAATTACAAGGGATAGTATTACCTAAAGTTGAAAATGGAGAGGTGATTAATCAATTATTTCAACATTTTGCAAAACCGATAATACCAATGATTGAATCTGCAAAAGGTTATCTGAATTTGGCGACTATTGCACAGGCAAAAGGAGTACAGGCACTGACATTTGGGGGATTAGATTTTGCGAATGATCTTGGTTTTGAACAGGGAAACGGTGCCGATAGTTATTTTGATCAGCTGGCTTTTCAGCTTACTTTACATAGCCGTCTTGCAGGGTTAGCACCACCTATTGATAGTGTATTTGCGAATTTTAAAGATCGAGAAGGTTTTGCTAAACGGTGTCAACACCGTTTATCTCAAGGTTTTTCAGGGGCATTATGTATTCACCCAATACAAGTTGAGGTAGTACAAAATATTTATGGCGAGCATTTAAAACAGCAGTTAGTTTGGGCAAAAAATGTATTAGATGCTAGTCAACAACAAGGTGAAAGTGCTTTTCAGTTTAACGGTAAAATGATTGACAAACCAGTATTAGACTTTGCAAAAAAATTATTAGGTATTGATAAATAA
- a CDS encoding autotransporter outer membrane beta-barrel domain-containing protein, translating to MKTLSYSKLSLALFSVILMTSRFAVANADPVAPPVMAISPVAEMTEPRPSDQEIRQEAYELYLSRMETTELVEKFLDTHDKLLKRLEKDMASQPEAPNITRYKETFEQYKVLAEQIGKLPEAAGLSELEKKQAELQALFALLVEPPPLVPPEVPALFGTLKSLAEQSQDPEVKTLLVKLENLKTKASASIVETTNLAEKFKQLIDKYKLPAELTNISNVLAERNKDIVNVTTYNLTVTTLELLKNLQDNILNTNQKVFDYTRQVSDGVWAVLTHQRLAHTDKKNKLTLANNKGNLTSVSFGYQKEQDGVRFGILANVGRGETKAPQNLKLTHTLVQGGVYIGASNANVFVEGGIIAGVDKVNATTAPKRAEVKAKFNTKTLGVILNGGYKFTLNDKLNVTPAISYQYQKLSAVKAKFAELDVKTQRLAVNQIGVSVTVDYKPLPDLSILAKAGVDALKRNVQVSLPDLQVLSLEQVNIIHQTKNKDVRTHFSLEMTKQFGKVTIGGTVGYNHYLKSKLSGVNVGLNLGYHF from the coding sequence ATGAAAACACTTAGCTATTCTAAACTTTCTCTCGCTTTATTTTCTGTCATATTGATGACCAGTAGATTTGCTGTTGCCAATGCAGATCCTGTCGCACCACCAGTTATGGCAATTTCTCCAGTGGCAGAAATGACCGAACCACGCCCATCAGATCAAGAAATTCGTCAAGAAGCTTATGAACTCTATCTTTCTAGAATGGAAACAACAGAATTAGTGGAAAAATTTTTAGATACACATGATAAATTATTAAAAAGATTAGAAAAGGATATGGCGTCTCAGCCTGAAGCACCGAATATTACTCGTTATAAAGAAACTTTTGAACAGTATAAAGTTCTAGCAGAGCAAATAGGTAAATTACCTGAAGCAGCGGGTTTATCTGAGTTGGAAAAAAAACAAGCAGAGCTACAAGCACTTTTTGCTTTACTTGTAGAACCACCTCCTTTAGTTCCTCCTGAAGTACCTGCATTATTTGGCACATTAAAATCATTAGCTGAACAATCACAAGATCCAGAAGTGAAAACATTATTAGTTAAATTAGAAAATTTAAAAACAAAGGCTAGTGCTAGTATTGTTGAAACAACAAATTTAGCCGAAAAATTTAAGCAATTAATTGATAAATATAAGCTTCCAGCAGAACTTACTAATATTAGTAATGTTTTAGCTGAGAGAAATAAAGATATTGTCAATGTTACTACTTACAACCTCACTGTAACTACCTTAGAATTACTCAAAAATCTGCAAGATAATATACTTAATACCAACCAAAAAGTATTTGATTATACTCGCCAAGTAAGTGATGGAGTATGGGCGGTATTAACTCACCAACGTTTAGCACATACCGATAAAAAGAATAAACTTACCCTTGCAAATAACAAAGGGAATTTAACGTCTGTGAGTTTTGGTTATCAAAAAGAGCAAGATGGCGTGCGTTTTGGTATTTTAGCGAATGTTGGACGAGGTGAAACAAAAGCACCACAGAATTTAAAACTTACACATACCTTAGTACAAGGTGGAGTTTATATTGGTGCGAGTAATGCAAATGTCTTTGTAGAAGGTGGAATTATTGCTGGGGTAGATAAAGTTAATGCCACAACTGCACCAAAAAGAGCAGAGGTAAAAGCGAAGTTTAATACTAAAACGCTAGGTGTTATCTTAAATGGTGGTTATAAATTTACTCTTAATGATAAATTAAATGTAACACCTGCTATCTCTTATCAATATCAAAAGTTATCCGCTGTGAAAGCCAAGTTTGCCGAGCTTGATGTTAAAACCCAACGTTTAGCGGTTAATCAAATTGGCGTATCTGTAACGGTAGATTATAAACCACTTCCTGATTTATCAATTTTAGCGAAAGCGGGGGTAGATGCTTTAAAACGTAATGTACAAGTGAGTTTGCCTGATTTACAGGTGCTGTCTTTAGAGCAGGTTAATATTATTCACCAAACTAAAAATAAAGATGTTCGTACTCATTTCAGTCTTGAAATGACTAAACAATTCGGCAAAGTAACCATTGGTGGCACAGTCGGTTATAATCATTACCTCAAATCAAAACTCAGTGGGGTGAATGTTGGGCTTAATTTAGGGTATCATTTCTGA
- a CDS encoding CaiB/BaiF CoA transferase family protein: MNKVQLPLEGITVVSLEHAIAAPFCTRQLADMGARVIKVERPDGGDFARGYDERVKGLASHFVWVNRGKESLAIDVKSQKGQAVLQALLAKADVLVQNLAPGASERLGLSYSQLSEKYPRLIVCDISGYGQNGRYQDKKAYDLLIQSESGLLSVTGGPAPDQMAKTGISIADICAGMYAYSGILNALLLRSKTGEGSHLDVSMLECLTEWLGFPLYYSIDDQSPPLRTWASHATIYPYGIFSCQDGMVLFGLQNQREWQQFCQIVLQQPELSEDPRFIQNSKRVENREALKQIIETTFTTLSSEQIRQRLDAGAIANAQVNTMAEVWQHPQLQDRQRWCQIDSPVGRLPALLPPVQSNRFTAQMGAVPALGQHNQAIFNELGLEVEDDS; this comes from the coding sequence ATGAATAAGGTACAACTTCCTTTAGAAGGCATTACGGTAGTGAGTTTAGAGCACGCAATCGCAGCCCCATTTTGTACTCGACAACTTGCAGATATGGGAGCAAGAGTGATTAAAGTTGAACGTCCTGATGGAGGGGATTTTGCTCGTGGATATGATGAACGTGTCAAAGGGCTAGCATCGCATTTTGTCTGGGTAAATCGTGGTAAAGAAAGTTTAGCGATTGATGTGAAAAGCCAGAAAGGGCAAGCTGTTTTACAAGCTTTGCTCGCTAAAGCAGATGTATTAGTTCAGAATTTAGCACCGGGAGCTAGTGAACGCTTAGGTTTAAGTTATTCTCAGTTATCTGAAAAATATCCTCGTTTGATTGTATGTGATATTTCAGGTTATGGACAAAACGGGCGTTATCAAGATAAAAAAGCGTATGATTTATTAATCCAAAGTGAAAGTGGTTTGCTTTCAGTAACAGGTGGTCCCGCTCCAGATCAAATGGCAAAAACAGGCATTTCAATCGCAGATATTTGTGCTGGAATGTATGCTTATAGTGGTATATTAAATGCGTTGTTATTACGTTCTAAAACGGGTGAAGGAAGCCATCTTGATGTATCAATGTTGGAATGTTTAACTGAATGGTTAGGTTTTCCACTCTATTATAGTATTGACGATCAATCTCCACCACTACGTACTTGGGCGAGCCACGCTACGATCTACCCTTATGGTATCTTTTCCTGCCAAGATGGTATGGTGCTATTTGGTTTACAAAACCAACGGGAATGGCAGCAATTTTGCCAAATTGTTTTACAACAACCAGAATTAAGCGAAGATCCTCGATTTATTCAAAATAGTAAGAGAGTTGAGAATCGAGAGGCGTTAAAACAAATTATTGAAACCACGTTTACCACTTTAAGTAGCGAACAAATACGGCAACGGCTTGATGCTGGGGCGATTGCAAATGCTCAAGTTAATACTATGGCAGAAGTATGGCAACACCCACAGTTACAAGATCGGCAACGTTGGTGTCAAATTGATTCACCAGTAGGCAGACTCCCAGCGTTATTACCCCCAGTACAAAGTAATAGATTTACTGCCCAAATGGGAGCAGTGCCTGCATTAGGACAACATAACCAAGCTATTTTTAATGAATTAGGTTTGGAGGTGGAAGATGATAGCTAA
- a CDS encoding ABC transporter ATP-binding protein, translating to MISVENVSKRYKTRNGWKTVLHDVNFKLERGEKIGILGKNGAGKSTLIRLISGVESPTSGRIQRTMSISWPLAFSGAFQGSLTGMDNLRFICRIYNVDFDYVKQFTEEFSELGDYLYEPVKKYSSGMKTRLAFALSLSVEFDCYLIDEVIAVGDSRFSKKCKYELFEKRKDRSIILVSHNSSAIRKYCDNASVLDSGYMYNFSSIDDAYKYYNNTM from the coding sequence ATGATAAGTGTTGAAAACGTTAGTAAACGTTATAAAACAAGAAACGGGTGGAAAACGGTATTGCATGATGTCAATTTTAAGCTAGAAAGAGGAGAAAAAATTGGCATTTTAGGGAAAAATGGTGCAGGTAAATCCACACTTATTCGTTTAATTAGTGGCGTTGAATCTCCTACCAGTGGACGTATTCAGCGAACAATGAGTATTTCTTGGCCGTTAGCATTTTCTGGAGCATTTCAAGGCAGTTTAACTGGAATGGATAATCTGCGTTTTATTTGTCGTATTTATAATGTGGATTTTGATTATGTAAAACAATTTACTGAAGAATTTTCAGAATTGGGTGATTACCTTTATGAACCAGTGAAAAAATACTCTTCAGGAATGAAAACACGTTTAGCATTTGCATTATCTTTGTCGGTAGAGTTTGATTGTTATTTGATCGATGAAGTTATTGCTGTTGGTGATTCTCGTTTTTCAAAGAAATGTAAATATGAATTATTTGAAAAACGCAAAGATCGTTCCATTATTTTGGTTTCTCATAATTCAAGTGCAATTAGAAAATATTGTGATAATGCCTCTGTGTTAGATAGTGGCTATATGTATAATTTTTCTTCAATTGATGACGCATACAAATATTATAATAATACGATGTAA